A single window of Mycolicibacterium aurum DNA harbors:
- a CDS encoding daunorubicin/doxorubicin resistance ABC transporter ATP-binding protein DrrA produces the protein MASSDKAVVVAGIKKSFGPVVALRDVSFEVERGEVLGLLGPNGAGKTTTVNILSTLIKPDSGRALIAGHDVVSDPAGVRRALMLTGQHAALDDLLTGRENLLMFGRLQGLKKKVAKQRAQELLEQFDLVGAGDRAVGNYSGGMKRRIDIACGLVVRPEVVFLDEPTTGLDPRSRQAIWELVTDFKEAGIATLLTTQYLEEADLLSDRIIVIDKGTVIAEGTADQLKERTGGTYCEIVPRQLADIPEVARVLGGLLPDANRAALTDTSDRISMPAPDGPNTLMQALHLLSEANIELMDIALRRPSLDEVFLALTGDHPNGGDQPDTLVEADAYA, from the coding sequence ATGGCGAGCTCGGACAAGGCGGTGGTCGTCGCAGGCATCAAGAAGTCGTTCGGCCCCGTGGTCGCACTGCGAGATGTCAGCTTCGAAGTGGAACGTGGAGAGGTGCTGGGCCTGCTCGGCCCCAACGGCGCGGGTAAGACGACGACGGTCAACATCCTGTCCACGCTGATCAAGCCCGACAGCGGGCGGGCCCTGATCGCCGGCCACGACGTGGTCAGCGACCCTGCCGGTGTGCGGCGCGCGTTGATGCTCACCGGTCAGCACGCCGCGCTCGACGACCTGCTGACGGGCCGCGAGAACCTGCTGATGTTCGGCCGGCTGCAGGGCCTGAAGAAGAAGGTGGCCAAGCAGCGGGCGCAGGAGCTGCTGGAGCAGTTCGACCTGGTGGGTGCGGGCGACCGTGCCGTCGGGAACTACTCCGGCGGCATGAAGCGGCGCATCGACATCGCGTGCGGGCTGGTGGTCCGCCCCGAGGTGGTGTTCCTCGACGAGCCGACCACGGGTCTGGATCCCCGCAGCAGGCAGGCCATCTGGGAGCTCGTCACCGACTTCAAGGAGGCCGGTATCGCGACGCTGCTGACCACGCAGTATCTCGAGGAAGCCGACCTTCTCAGCGACCGCATCATCGTGATCGACAAGGGCACCGTGATCGCCGAGGGCACCGCCGATCAGCTCAAGGAGCGCACCGGCGGAACCTACTGCGAGATCGTGCCGCGCCAGCTCGCCGACATCCCCGAGGTCGCGCGGGTCCTCGGCGGGCTGCTGCCCGACGCGAACCGGGCCGCGTTGACCGACACCTCGGACCGCATCTCGATGCCGGCACCCGACGGCCCCAACACCCTGATGCAGGCGCTGCACCTGTTGAGCGAGGCCAACATCGAGCTGATGGACATCGCGTTGCGCCGGCCGTCGCTCGACGAGGTGTTCCTCGCACTCACCGGTGACCATCCGAACGGCGGTGACCAGCCGGACACGCTGGTGGAAGCGGACGCGTACGCGTGA
- a CDS encoding type I polyketide synthase encodes MAGRFPGANSVSEFWRNLRNGVESIVDLSEDELLAAGVTERTLTNSSYVRRAALMAGIEEFDAEFFGFTPHAARMLDPQHRLFLQSVYHALEDAGYDPAELEATVGVFGTSSTSGYLLHNLMSNYDPAMVIGQGASFDMVSLSLSNDKDHLATRVAHQFDFRGPALSVATACSSSLVAVHLACQSILNGECDIALAGGSSIRIPNRVGYWYEQGSMVSPSGHCRPFDVRSDGTIFGSGVGVLVLKALQDAVDDGDHIHAVIRGSALNNDGSTKMTYAAPNSIGQAEVIAEAHAIAGVDASTVTYVETHGTGTPIGDPIEIEGLRQAFDLAEETRSDPCYLGSVKSNIGHLETAAGIAGLIKAILCLEHGVIPPTLHYSSPNPELHLDRGPFRIRNQDGPWEVDGIRRAGVSSFGVGGTNAHIVLEEAPGRVAAPAPSQSGPQVLVLSAKTEEALAQSRAALARELAEADGLSLPDAAYTLTRRRKEPIRLAAVVADREDAAAVLTAAETDNVFVGSGHPDWDGSESSADRVAFLFPGQGAQHIGMARGLHDTEPVFARHFDECATAFSDEMGYDLRAEIFDGVGRNLEHTDRAQPALFTVEYALAKLIQSYGVTPSIMAGHSIGEYPAATLAGVFDLDTAVKVVSMRARLMHAAPRGVMVAVALSPEAIAEHLTPDVDLATINDPGSCVIAGSEDAIRTFQAGLAEKGIVARRVRTSHAFHSRLMDSVVAEFTSFLSRMTLREPQIPLLSNITGTTMSASEATNPSTWARQIRATVRFADELDALLTAPDRVLVEVGPGGTLTSSAGRHPRWAERHRAVRLMRHQAQNRSDRDTFLLGLGQLWAAGVDVDWSPAWNRGGDDQRSLVTLPGYPFAPERHWVEHNGAATWLAGGGGAAGVTAAGSPAGAAPAAAGGVSTVEAAMARIWSQCLGLSHIDRNANFFEIGGDSLIAISVAMTAGHEGLDLTPQDLYENQTVASLAKVLTARYAEGGLARQSMDDVVSPPVPPNVAYFLEYGLRDLGRWRIPVILGLRSDVGEADVRAVLTAVTTAHDALRVHLVERAGTWDQHIAEAGEFTELAVRQLPEGLVSGSPQERDAVLGLLDEQVREHQVVVPLTATLIRGAGGGPSYLALSLHGTAVGAGDDGVSRDVLLTDIFTAFSQQLSGQEIELAPVTASWREWSQRCAGLTSHPAVLDSRDYWLDTARRGTVSVAGPETAERPGADDLVRLSAPLSAAETGEIDDARRRLRLPIEEILLAALGRTVAATVGEGAVAVDLGGRGRSVLKPDVDLQRTVGWFTTIHPVVLNASGRASATATLEDVRDTLKAVPHYGIGYGLLRYLYAPTARVLGASRPADILFTHVGTIPDVPAEQPDDAAVRFDTDTAMPIRDALPGLGHALELRVYRTAGVLSLDWWYDSRRLGPTDVESFARQYSAALLDITRDALAEEDTDAAGDELALVDLS; translated from the coding sequence ATGGCGGGCCGGTTCCCGGGAGCCAACTCGGTGTCGGAGTTCTGGCGCAACCTGCGCAACGGCGTCGAGTCGATCGTCGACCTCTCCGAGGACGAGCTGCTGGCCGCCGGGGTCACCGAACGCACCCTGACCAACAGCTCGTACGTGCGTCGCGCCGCGCTGATGGCGGGCATCGAGGAGTTCGACGCAGAGTTCTTCGGCTTCACGCCCCATGCGGCCCGGATGCTCGATCCGCAGCACCGGCTGTTCCTGCAGTCGGTGTACCACGCACTGGAGGACGCCGGGTACGACCCGGCCGAGCTGGAGGCCACCGTCGGTGTCTTCGGGACCAGCTCCACCAGTGGCTACCTGCTGCACAACCTGATGTCGAACTACGACCCGGCCATGGTGATCGGCCAGGGCGCCAGCTTCGACATGGTCTCGCTGTCGCTGTCCAACGACAAGGACCATCTGGCCACCCGCGTGGCCCACCAGTTCGACTTCCGCGGTCCGGCGCTGTCGGTGGCCACCGCGTGTTCGTCGTCGCTGGTGGCGGTGCACCTGGCGTGCCAGTCGATCCTCAACGGCGAGTGCGACATCGCGCTGGCCGGCGGGTCGTCGATCCGCATCCCCAACCGCGTCGGCTACTGGTACGAGCAGGGATCGATGGTGTCGCCGAGCGGGCACTGCCGACCGTTCGACGTGCGCTCGGACGGCACCATCTTCGGCAGCGGCGTCGGTGTCCTGGTGCTCAAGGCCCTGCAGGACGCGGTCGACGACGGCGACCACATCCATGCCGTGATCCGCGGTTCGGCGCTGAACAACGACGGCTCCACCAAGATGACCTACGCCGCCCCCAACTCGATCGGCCAGGCCGAGGTCATCGCCGAGGCGCACGCGATCGCCGGCGTGGACGCCTCGACGGTCACCTACGTCGAGACGCACGGAACCGGCACCCCCATCGGGGATCCGATCGAGATCGAGGGCCTGCGGCAGGCGTTCGACCTGGCCGAGGAAACCCGAAGCGACCCGTGCTACCTCGGTTCGGTCAAGTCGAACATCGGCCACCTCGAGACGGCCGCGGGCATCGCGGGTCTGATCAAGGCGATCCTGTGCCTCGAGCACGGCGTCATCCCGCCCACCCTGCACTACAGCAGCCCGAACCCCGAGCTGCACCTGGACCGCGGACCGTTCCGTATCCGCAACCAGGACGGCCCGTGGGAGGTCGACGGCATCCGTCGTGCCGGCGTCAGCTCGTTCGGGGTCGGCGGCACCAACGCCCACATCGTGCTCGAGGAGGCGCCGGGCAGGGTCGCTGCGCCCGCGCCGTCCCAGTCGGGACCGCAGGTTCTGGTGCTCTCCGCCAAAACCGAAGAGGCACTTGCGCAGTCGCGTGCCGCGCTGGCCCGCGAGCTGGCGGAGGCGGACGGGCTGAGCCTGCCCGACGCCGCCTACACGCTGACCCGGCGCCGCAAGGAACCCATCCGGTTGGCCGCCGTGGTCGCCGACCGCGAGGACGCGGCCGCGGTGTTGACCGCCGCCGAGACGGACAACGTGTTCGTCGGCAGTGGGCACCCCGATTGGGACGGCTCGGAGAGTTCCGCCGATCGGGTGGCGTTCCTGTTCCCGGGTCAGGGCGCGCAGCACATCGGCATGGCCCGCGGGCTGCACGACACCGAGCCGGTGTTCGCCCGGCACTTCGACGAGTGCGCGACAGCGTTCAGCGACGAGATGGGCTACGACCTGCGGGCCGAGATCTTCGACGGGGTCGGCCGCAATCTGGAGCACACCGACCGGGCCCAGCCCGCACTGTTCACCGTCGAGTACGCGCTGGCCAAGCTGATCCAGTCCTACGGCGTGACGCCGTCGATCATGGCCGGCCACAGCATCGGCGAGTACCCGGCGGCCACCCTGGCGGGCGTGTTCGACCTGGACACCGCGGTCAAGGTGGTGTCGATGCGTGCCCGCCTGATGCACGCCGCCCCGCGCGGGGTCATGGTCGCGGTCGCGCTCAGCCCGGAGGCCATCGCCGAGCACCTCACCCCCGACGTGGATCTCGCCACGATCAACGACCCGGGCAGCTGTGTGATCGCGGGCAGCGAAGACGCGATCCGGACATTCCAGGCAGGCTTGGCGGAGAAGGGGATCGTGGCGCGCCGCGTTCGGACCTCGCACGCGTTCCATTCGCGGCTGATGGACTCCGTGGTCGCCGAGTTCACCTCGTTCCTGTCGCGGATGACGTTGCGGGAACCGCAGATTCCGCTGCTGTCCAACATCACCGGCACCACGATGTCGGCGTCGGAGGCCACCAACCCGTCGACCTGGGCGCGTCAGATCCGGGCCACCGTCCGGTTCGCCGATGAGCTCGACGCGCTGCTGACCGCGCCCGACCGGGTACTCGTCGAGGTCGGTCCCGGCGGCACCCTGACGTCATCGGCGGGCAGGCATCCGCGGTGGGCCGAACGGCACCGCGCGGTGCGGCTGATGCGTCACCAGGCGCAGAACCGCAGCGACCGCGACACGTTCCTGCTCGGCCTCGGGCAGCTCTGGGCCGCGGGCGTGGACGTCGACTGGAGTCCGGCCTGGAATCGCGGCGGCGACGACCAACGCTCCCTGGTCACGCTGCCGGGCTACCCCTTCGCCCCGGAACGCCACTGGGTCGAGCACAACGGTGCCGCGACATGGCTGGCCGGGGGAGGCGGCGCCGCAGGCGTCACCGCGGCCGGCAGCCCGGCCGGCGCGGCACCTGCCGCCGCGGGCGGTGTCTCCACCGTCGAGGCCGCGATGGCGCGCATCTGGTCGCAGTGCCTCGGGCTGTCCCACATCGATCGCAACGCCAACTTCTTCGAGATCGGCGGCGACTCGCTGATCGCGATCAGCGTCGCGATGACGGCGGGCCACGAGGGGCTGGACCTCACCCCGCAGGACCTGTACGAGAACCAGACGGTCGCGTCGCTGGCGAAGGTGCTGACGGCGCGGTACGCCGAGGGCGGTCTGGCGCGACAGTCGATGGACGACGTCGTCAGCCCCCCGGTGCCGCCCAATGTGGCGTACTTCCTGGAGTACGGCCTGCGCGACCTCGGCCGCTGGCGCATCCCGGTGATCCTCGGCCTGCGATCCGACGTCGGCGAGGCCGATGTGCGGGCGGTGCTGACCGCGGTGACCACCGCCCATGACGCGTTGCGCGTGCACCTCGTGGAACGCGCGGGCACCTGGGATCAGCACATCGCAGAAGCCGGCGAGTTCACGGAGTTGGCCGTCAGGCAGCTGCCGGAGGGCCTGGTCTCGGGCAGTCCGCAGGAGCGCGACGCCGTACTGGGCCTCCTGGACGAGCAGGTGCGTGAGCATCAGGTCGTGGTCCCGCTGACCGCCACGCTGATCCGGGGCGCCGGCGGCGGTCCGTCCTACCTGGCGCTGAGCCTGCACGGAACGGCCGTCGGTGCGGGTGACGACGGTGTCTCCCGTGACGTGCTGCTCACCGACATCTTCACGGCGTTCAGCCAGCAGCTGTCGGGTCAGGAGATCGAGCTGGCGCCCGTGACCGCGTCCTGGCGGGAATGGTCGCAGCGCTGCGCCGGCCTGACCAGCCATCCCGCCGTGCTGGACAGCCGTGACTACTGGCTGGACACGGCGCGTAGGGGCACGGTGAGCGTGGCGGGCCCGGAGACCGCGGAGCGTCCCGGCGCCGACGACCTGGTGCGGCTGTCCGCGCCGCTGTCGGCCGCCGAGACCGGTGAGATCGACGACGCCCGGCGGCGGCTGCGGTTGCCGATCGAGGAGATCCTGCTGGCTGCGCTGGGCCGCACCGTTGCCGCGACGGTCGGCGAGGGCGCGGTGGCCGTCGACCTCGGTGGCCGCGGCCGCTCGGTGCTCAAGCCCGACGTCGACCTGCAGCGCACCGTCGGCTGGTTCACCACGATCCATCCGGTCGTGCTCAACGCCTCCGGGCGGGCGTCCGCGACCGCAACGCTGGAGGACGTGCGCGACACACTGAAGGCGGTACCGCACTACGGCATCGGGTACGGCCTGCTGCGGTACCTGTACGCGCCGACGGCGCGCGTGCTGGGTGCGAGCCGGCCCGCCGACATCCTGTTCACCCACGTCGGGACCATCCCCGACGTGCCCGCAGAACAACCCGACGATGCTGCGGTCCGGTTCGACACCGACACCGCCATGCCGATTCGTGACGCCCTCCCCGGGCTGGGCCACGCGCTGGAGCTGCGGGTCTATCGCACCGCGGGCGTGCTGTCCCTGGACTGGTGGTACGACAGCCGCCGTCTCGGCCCCACCGATGTGGAATCCTTTGCCCGGCAGTACTCGGCTGCACTTCTCGACATCACGAGGGATGCACTCGCCGAGGAAGACACCGACGCGGCCGGCGATGAGCTGGCGCTGGTCGATCTGTCGTGA
- a CDS encoding ABC transporter permease translates to MIDQSGLSVAPRRAAIPHGVRPPVSAIQQWWVLTIRMIIPTLRNGELATQVVGSIVFTVGYYLPLKQMMGAVQPLSSYAQYLTPLIILQAIWFAAISAAFRSATDSVQGINRRFRAMPIPSVTPLASRMTASMYRCCIALAVSVACGYVIGFRLQSDVVSTLGFVALVLLIGAALAIIGDLIGVATQNPEATAPMMLIPQLTLGLASVGLQPVERFPDWIQGFVRNQPLSQWVYGLQALAGDSSGAAPEATWSVLAPGVVWALASILVALALHVVVTRRRQS, encoded by the coding sequence GTGATCGACCAGTCAGGGCTCTCGGTCGCGCCGCGACGGGCCGCGATACCCCACGGCGTGCGGCCGCCGGTGTCGGCCATCCAGCAGTGGTGGGTGCTGACGATCCGGATGATCATCCCGACGTTGCGCAACGGCGAACTTGCCACCCAGGTCGTCGGCTCGATCGTCTTCACCGTCGGCTATTACCTGCCGCTGAAGCAGATGATGGGCGCGGTGCAGCCGCTGAGCAGCTACGCGCAGTACCTGACGCCACTGATCATCCTGCAGGCGATCTGGTTCGCCGCGATCTCCGCCGCGTTCCGCTCGGCGACCGACTCCGTGCAGGGCATCAACCGGCGATTCCGCGCCATGCCCATACCGTCGGTGACCCCGCTCGCGTCGCGGATGACGGCGAGCATGTACCGCTGCTGCATCGCGCTGGCGGTGTCGGTGGCGTGCGGCTACGTCATCGGTTTCCGGCTCCAGTCCGATGTCGTCAGCACCCTCGGCTTCGTGGCGTTGGTGCTGCTGATCGGCGCCGCGCTCGCCATCATCGGCGACCTCATCGGCGTCGCCACCCAGAACCCGGAGGCCACCGCACCGATGATGCTGATCCCGCAGCTGACGCTGGGACTGGCGTCGGTGGGCCTGCAGCCCGTCGAACGGTTCCCGGACTGGATTCAGGGATTCGTGCGTAATCAGCCGCTGTCGCAGTGGGTCTACGGTCTGCAGGCGCTGGCCGGTGACAGCTCCGGTGCCGCACCGGAGGCGACGTGGTCGGTGCTGGCCCCCGGTGTGGTGTGGGCGCTGGCGTCGATTCTGGTGGCGCTGGCCCTGCATGTCGTGGTGACGCGGAGAAGGCAGTCGTGA